A genomic stretch from Psilocybe cubensis strain MGC-MH-2018 chromosome 1, whole genome shotgun sequence includes:
- a CDS encoding CST complex subunit STN1, translating into MSFTFTSTSKLDKRNSFQTSTVYLTPTKRRRLTSQDPQVGSSIQDIYNWTFHSDAVAKCFVGDILELRPSMDRKYDFYWLKSVPCRSVKIVGMLVGIQVYEKRILYSVDDGTGVIDCYHALPRQYTALKADKLLNSEIVPPAPPPKPIATIGYCLEVSGTVREFHETRQLHVTDIKVCSSPNEELLHSKAVQALHTSIYRNSEPFIIPISPQKAKAQVTPSILSEITPSSVSSSPIKSLQVNSKNKSPIKLRHPSRLHSHDLTENTFRIYVKHFMDNAPITKGYSSTDDDFDSHAAHIPSTPTKSYRDDDTPRQFHSGTNVTITPKPRIEPLNYGVNTPLQSTCSRAPQEKLRQGVTLSFLRRVPELSLLAGRVVQAVGRRRLREEKQKLKDSGIIPSRAEKARILALTSIPSNKFAGKKKRLFQWAIIQLLKEGCLVHWDGLVCPLPETPYLETSRLWKTNITSFLNDDSNVFSTTAGSIASASTENSGDDGTLSDPDPDEEAYISLTADLLAEHVEAAIKTLVDHYEKNGKPYIGATKDGILSVLRKDDRWRHVGEWNVQDALELLHGEGKVWAMKNGRWDLTE; encoded by the exons ATGAGTTTTACTTTTACATCCACATCTAAGCTGGACAAACGAAACTCTTTCCAAACATCTACCGTCTACCTTACTCCAACGAAACGAAGACGGCTTACGTCTCAAGATCCTCAAGTTGGAAGTTCGATACAGGACATCTACAATTGGACGTTCCATTCCGATGCAGTTGCTAAATGTTTTGTTGGTGATATCTTGGAGCTGAGACCCAGTATGGATCGAA AGTACGATTTCTACTGGCTAAAATCTGTGCCCTGTCGAAGCGTCAAGATAGTAGGTATGCTTGTAGGTATACAGGTGTACGAGAAAAGGATTCTTTACTCTG TCGACGATGGAACGGGGGTGATAGATTGCTATCATGCCCTGCCCAGGCAGTATACAGCACTTAAAGCTGATAAACTATTAAACTCTGAGATAGTTCCACCAGCTCCGCCACCAAAGCCCATTGCTACAATTGGATATTGCTTGGAAGTCTCTGGTACTGTTCGCGAATTTCACGAGACGCGACAATTACATGTCACAGATATTA AGGTCTGTTCATCTCCAAACGAAGAACTTCTTCACTCGAAGGCCGTTCAGGCTCTTCATACATCGATATACCGAAACAGCGAACCCTTTATTATACCCATCAGCCCTCAAAAAGCTAAAGCCCAGGTCACCCCGTCTATCCTCTCAGAAATTACGCCATCTTCTGTATCATCAAGTCCCATCAAGTCTCTCCAGGTTAATTCCAAGAACAAG TCTCCCATAAAACTGCGACACCCCTCACGACTACACTCCCATGACCTCACCGAAAATACGTTCCGCATCTATGTCAAACATTTCATGGATAATGCTCCCATTACCAAAGGTTATTCTAGTACTGATGACGATTTTGATTCCCATGCTGCACATATACCCTCGACACCTACCAAATCCTACCGTGACGATGACACTCCCCGTCAATTTCACTCGGGCACAAACGTTACTATTACTCCGAAGCCTCGGATCGAACCTCTCAATTATGGGGTGAATACACCTCTACAATCAACATGCAGTCGCGCACCACAGGAAAAACTACGCCAAGGAGTTACCTTGTCGTTTCTCCGCCGAGTCCCAGAGTTATCCCTCTTGGCTGGAAGGGTTGTACAGGCAGTCGGTCGGAGACGATTGAGAGAGGAGAAACAAAAACTGAAAGATTCCGGTATCATTCCTTCACGTGCAGAGAAAGCTAGGATATTGGCACTTACCAGTATTCCCTCGAACAAATTTGCGGGCAAGAAAAAGCGACTCTTTCAATGGGCTATTATACAATTACTCAAGGAAGGATGTCTGGTACATTGGGATGGACTAGTCTGTCCACTTCCAGAAACCCCTTACTTGGAAACTAGTCGCCTTTGGAAAACAAACATCACCTCATTTCTTAATGACGACAGTAATGTTTTCAGTACAACTGCTGGATCCATTGCTTCTGCTTCGACTGAAAATTCGGGAGATGACGGCACTTTGTCTGATCCTGACCCTGACGAAGAGGCTTATATCTCCCTAACTGCTGATTTACTGGCTGAGCATGTTGAAGCTGCCATTAAAACACTCGTAGATCATTACGAGAAAAACGGCAAACCTTACATCGGTGCGACGAAGGACGGCATCCTTAGCGTCTTGCGGAAGGACGATAGATGGCGTCACGTTGGGGAGTGGAATGTACAAGATGCCCTTGAGCTCTTACATGGAGAAGGGAAGGTCTGGGCTATGAAGAATGGAAGGTGGGACCTCACAGAATAA
- a CDS encoding vesicular-fusion protein S17: MPSKSPAQVLLEKADKKANSSGGWFTSSSTKYEEAGDLYQQAANAFKVDKLFKEAGDAFAREAECRENCKEENEAANAWWNASKAYKRGYPDLAIQALTQTIVHLTKSGRFRQAADREKEIGQIYLQENNDLRKACESYVRAGEWYQQEDAAATANACFKDAADLHAELEEYGQAIARYEQVADQSLTSALTKYSVKEYWLKSILCALALGDTVTARRNLTKYSNQDVTFASTREAKFATALIEAVEAGDIEAFTGSVFEFDQVTKLDNWKTNILLKIKRSFDDEPGLA, translated from the exons ATGCCCTCCAAATCCCCTGCCCAGGTTCTCCTAGAAAAGGCCGACAAAAAGGCAAACTCGTCTGGTGGATGGTTTACCTCGTCCTCAACCAAATACGAAGAGGCCGGCGATCTTTATCAGCAAGCCGCCAACGCCTTCAAGGTTGACAAACTCTTTAAGGAGGCGGGAGATGCGTTTGCTCGAGAGGCTGAATGCAGGGAGAATTGCAAGGAAGAAAACGAAGCTGCAAATGCATGGTGGAATGCTTCTAAAGCCTATAAGAGAGGTTATCCGGATC TTGCTATACAAGCTCTCACTCAGACTATCGTTCATCTGACAAAGAGTGGTCGATTCAGACAAGCTGCAgacagagagaaagaaatcGGCCAGATTTATCTCCAAGAGAACAACGACCTACGAAAGGCTTGTGAAAGCTACGTGCGAGCTGGAGAATGGTATCAACAAGAAGATGCCGCCGC GACAGCTAATGCTTGTTTCAAAGACGCTGCTGACCTCCACGCAGAGCTTGAGGAATACGGTCAAGCAATTGCTCGATATGAACAAGTTGCTGATCAGTCTCTGACTTCTGCCTTGACGAAGTACAGCGTAAAAGAATATTGGCTAAAGTCAATTTTGTGTGCTCTTGCCCTTGGT GATACGGTTACGGCTCGACGAAACTTGACCAAGTACTCCAATCAAGATGTGACATTTGCATCGACCCGGGAAGCCAAGTTTGCCACTGCGTTGATAGAAGCTGTGGAAGCAGGCGACATCGAAGCCTTCACGGGATCTGTGTTTGAGTTTGACCAAGTCACCAAACTAGATAACTGGAAAACAAATATCTTGTTGAAGATCAAACGTTCCTTCGACGATGAACCTGGACTTGCTTAA
- a CDS encoding Phosphoacetylglucosamine mutase: MAGLPLEAIKSFSDAHPKPSELHFQYGTAGFRTLGNTLDSVIFRVGILAGLRSKKMDGRTIGVMVTASHNPEQDNGVKLVDPRGEMLEASWEAHATVLANAPTTDALVEALEALVINAKIDLSKPSRVVYARDTRPSGPALISALEDGFKALGVEARDGGITTTPILHYLVKAINTKGSSESYGEDSEEGYYTKLSESFKKLISGRTKPSPLVIDCANGVGAHAAAKLSTYLGESLPMILENTATSTTGTLNDSCGADYVKTMQRLPPNLVNVMKPGQRACSLDGDADRLMYYYLDERGLFHMLDGDKIAALVAAFIVELVKLAGLDSEVKVGVVQTAYANGASTKYLAERLPVKCVPTGVKHLHHAAENYNIGVYFEANGHGTVIFSPKTQEKLAQHEPSTPAQSTALNHLINLTQLINQTVGDALSDMLLVEVVLAHKSYSGVEWNSLYADLPNRLVKVVVSDRNSFKTEDAERRLVNPPGLQAKIDELVQRYEAGRSFVRPSGTEDVVRVYAEAAVKAQADELAFRVAGLVYDEAGGDASKRPKEFL, encoded by the exons ATGGCCGGACTACCTCTTGAAGCAATCAAATCGTTTTCTGATGCTCATCCAAAGCCATCCGAACTCCATTTTCAGTACGGAACAGCGGGCTTTAGGACATT GGGAAATACCTTGGATTCTGTGATCTTTCGAGTTGGTATACTTGCAGGATTGAGAAGCAAGAAAATGGATGGGAGGACCATCGGTGTAATGGTCACTGCGTCTCACAACCCTGAGCAG GATAATGGCGTCAAGCTTGTTGATCCACGCGGAGAAATGCTAGAAGCATCGTGGGAGGCACATGCCACTGTTCTCGCGAACGCTCCTACCACAGATGCATTGGTAGAAGCGCTTGAAGCGCTTGTAATCAACGCGAAGATTGATCTTTCTAAGCCATCACGGGTTGTTTATGCTAGAGATACTCGTCcttcaggaccagctctCATATCTGCCCTTGAAGATGGCTTCAAAGCTTTGGGTGTTGAAGCACGAGATGGCGGTATAACAACCACCCCCATACTTCATTACCTCGTCAAAGCTATCAACACGAAGGGATCAAGTGAATCATACGGCGAAGATTCAGAAGAGGGTTATTACACTAAACTCAGCGAATCGTTCAAAAAGTTGATC TCTGGGAGAACCAAACCAAGTCCTTTGGTTATTGATTGTGCAAATGGTGTTGGTGCCCATGCCGCTGCTAAACTATCCACTTACCTCGGAGAGTCGCTGCCCATGATCCTTGAAAATACTGCCACATCTACTACCGGTACTTTGAACGACTCGTGCGGTGCAGACTACGTGAAAACTATGCAAAGATTACCTCCCAACTTGGTTAATGTCATGAAACCGGGCCAAAGAGCGTGCAGCTTAGACGGTGATGCAGATCGGCTGATGTATTATTATTTGGATGAACGTGGTTTATTCCATATGTTGGATGGTGACAAGATTGCAGCGCTGGTTGCGGCTTTCATCGTGGAACTTGTCAAACTTGCCGGTCTAGATTCTGAGGTCAAGGTCGGGGTAGTCCAAACAGCTTATGCCAACGGAGCATCAACCAAATATTTAGCTGAG CGTCTGCCTGTCAAATGCGTCCCCACCGGGGTAAAACACTTACACCACGCAGCAGAAAATTACAACATCGGGGTATATTTTGAAGCCAATGGCCACGGAACTGTCATCTTCTCTCCAAAAACCCAAGAGAAACTTGCCCAGCATGAGCCATCGACTCCCGCACAGTCCACAGCACTTAATCACTTGATAAACCTAACCCAATTAATTAACCAGACCGTGGGTGACGCATTATCTGACATGCTGCTCGTTGAAGTCGTGCTAGCCCATAAATCATATTCTGGGGTGGAATGGAATTCTTTGTACGCGGATCTGCCAAACAGGCTGGTCAAAGTCGTAGTCAGCGACAGGAATAGCTTCAAAACCGAAGATGCAGAACGTCGTCTTGTCAACCCTCCTGGATTGCAAGCCAAGATTGATGAACTTGTTCAAAGGTATGAAGCAGGACGGTCTTTTGTTCGACCGAGCGGAACGGAGGATGTGGTGCGAGTATATGCTGAAGCTGCAGTAAAAGCTCAAGCGGATG AACTTGCGTTTCGGGTTGCAGGACTTGTGTACGACGAAGCAGGTGGTGATGCCTCCAAACGACCCAAGGAGTTTCTTTAA
- a CDS encoding putative glutamine amidotransferase DUG3 — translation MCRFVIYKGTSPVQLSHLLTRPCHSIINQAFDSRLRLDRRRPMNGDGFGVGWYDSVYDEELGSQPCIFTSVTPAWNNVNLTRLAEKIKSPLVFGHVRATTAGSLSLDNCHPFVHGKLMFMHNGGIAEFPVLKRRLQKDLPDVAFDMVQGNTDSEWAFALFLSKLPDPNARSFTSETLRKAMTDTIASLNQYAEEFNITEPSLMNFCVTDGETVVVTRYISSKTEEAASLWFSSGTEFSEYAEGGHYKMSKADKRENIIMVASEPLTFERADWMEIKTNHMVVITPKMNLLQIPIKDKFYVPPSDPAAAKRKTEFAHEKGFLNLREPISDKPLKSARRHTLTH, via the exons ATGTGTCGCTTCGTGATTTACAAGGGTACCTCGCCAGTACAGTTGTCCCAC CTGTTGACTCGGCCATGTCATTCAATCATCAACCAGGCCTTCGACTCTCGCCTGCGCCTCGATAGACGGAGACCTATGAATGGGGACGGTTTCGGCGTCG GTTGGTATGATTCTGTATACGACGAGGAGCTCGGAAGCCAGCCTTGCATATTTACTTCCGTCACCCCA GCATGGAACAATGTCAATCTCACTCGACTGGCTGAAAAGATCAAGTCTCCCTTAGTTTT TGGCCATGTACGAGCAACGACTGCTGGATCTCTTTCGCTGGATAATTGCCACCCCTTTGTGCATGGAAAGCTCATG TTCATGCACAACGGAGGCATCGCCGAATTCCCGGTGCTTAAACGTCGGCTACAGAAAGATCTCCCAGATGTCGCTTTCGATATGGTGCAGGGTAATACGG ATTCAGAATGGGCGTTCGCGCTGTTTTTATCAAAG CTCCCGGACCCTAATGCACGGTCGTTCACTTCCGAAACATTGCGTAAAGCTATGACCGATACGATTGCATCGCTGAACCAATACGCCGAAGAATTCAACATCACCGAG CCTAGCCTTATGAACTTCTGTGTAACTGATGGAGAAACGGTTGTTGTGACGCGGTATATCTCGTCAAAGACGGAGGAAGCTGCTTCTTTG TGGTTTTCGTCAGGGACCGAATTTAGCGAATACGCTGAGGGAGGTCACTACAAGATGTCAAAAGCAGATAAGAGGGAAAATATCATTATG GTTGCTAGTGAGCCACTCACTTTCGAGAGAG CGGATTGGATGGAGATCAAGACAAACCACATGGTGGTTATCACGCCTAAGATGAACCTCTTGCAAATCCCTATCAAGGACAAATTCTACGTGCCTCCCTCGGATCCTGCTGCTGCGAAACGGAAGACTGAGTTTGCGCATGAGAAAGGCTTCTTGAATCTCAGAGAACCAATATCTGACAAGCCTCTCAAAAGTGCAAGGCGTCATACCCTGACTCACTGA
- a CDS encoding hypothetical protein (Uncharacterized protein C23C11.01) has product MEGLSSLLVVQKLGQGGKRLAARGEAYQFGLLIATSIAYVASAWWIVNSYPTAASSPLSSTLLGVAITAFLFLTIIGFVLRRTNIIESSGLAVFIAYNVWLCGFDQKSFTDPASSYAPLLPNILPHIQTLLNFVINTLPKPVLIALLYRLSILHLASGILPTIGADSWESEEGVDDNWNDRPTSMLTRLLLTYRQSIFITVYSHLLLLDHSSQIWWRWMNIFFTLVIWSVELIVSSEDDIAAKEYKVD; this is encoded by the exons ATGGAGGGGTTATCGAGTCTTCTGGTTGTCCAGAAACTTGGTCAGGGAGGGAAACGACTAGCAGCCAGAGGGGAGGCATATCAATTCGGGCTTTTGATTGCGACCTCCATTGCATATGTTGCTTCAGCATGGTGGATTGTAAAT TCATACCCAACAGCAGCGTCATCGCCCCTATCTTCTACCCTGCTTGGAGTCGCGATAACGGCATTCCTTTTCCTCACTATCATTGGTTTTGTGCTGCGTCGGACAAACATTATTGAGTCGTCCGGGCTTGCAGTTTTCATTGCTTACAATGTTTGGCTATGTGGTTTCGACCAAAAATCATTCACAGATCCAGCATCATCATA TGCCCCTTTATTGCCAAATATCCTTCCTCACATCCAAACCCTACTCAATTTTGTGATTAACACATTGCCAAAACCCGTCCTTATTGCCCTTTTGTATCGGTTGTCTATTCTACACCTTGCGTCCGGCATTCTTCCTACAATTGGTGCAGATAGCTGGGAGTCTGAAGAAGGCGTTGATGACAACTGGAACGATAGACCG ACTTCAATGTTAACGCGTCTGCTGTTAACATACCGTCAGTCAATATTCATTACTGTTTATTCTCACTTACTCC TCCTAGACCACTCGTCTCAAATATggtggagatggatgaaCATTTTTTTCACCCTGGTCATTTGGTCTGTGGAGCTGATCGTCAGCTCCGAGGACGACATTGCGGCAAAGGAGTACAAAGTAGACTAA
- a CDS encoding Molybdopterin synthase catalytic subunit: protein MALTPAASVEASLRDSQVSCILTYEPLDTYKITTSVQDVTSGATAVFIGTTRNYFKGKIVTRLEYQAYSAIAIKTMMNIGKSAITGAFRSQHQPHAIQPTMRCAIHHRLGTVPIGEASIVIAVSSPHRKEAFLVCEEILEQVKLKAQIWKREYYEGEDESEAEWKANF, encoded by the exons ATGGCTCTCACACCGGCAGCATCTGTGGAAGCCAGCCTCAGAGATTCTCAAGTCTCATGCATTCTCACATACGAACCTCTGGATACATACAAGATTACTACATCTGTTCAAGATGTCACTTCAGGTGCAACTGCCGTCTTCATTG GTACGACGCGTAATTATTTCAAAG GGAAAATTGTTACTCGCCTCGAATATCAAGCATATTCTGCAATAGCCATCAAGACTATGATGAACATTGGGAAATCAGCTATTACAGGGGCCTTTCGCTCACAACATCAGCCACATGCGATTCAGCCGACGATGCGATGTGCTATCCACCACCGACTAGGTACGGTGCCTATCGGAGAGGCTTCCATAG TTATTGCGGTGTCTTCACCCCACAGAAAAGAAGCATTCCTGGTCTGCGAGGAAATTCTTGAGCAAGTAAAGCTTAAAGCGCAAATATGGAAGCGAGAATACTATGAGGGAGAGGACGAAAGTGAAGCAGAATGGAAAGCAAATTTTTAG